Proteins co-encoded in one Malus domestica chromosome 09, GDT2T_hap1 genomic window:
- the LOC103411384 gene encoding transcription initiation factor IIB-2-like gives MEAKEFCRDCKQETDVVSDHRSGDTICTVCGLILEARYIDETAEWRNFADQNPEEDRTRVGKASDPLLDNGVLSTCIFKEKKKNNKKGTDADGNFPPNKWTNRAVNPSNSLLKPFKYLEEMADRLDIHEGVPNCILDHAKGLYKKADDKNFCKGRNSNPIMAACLLLAFEESQNTRTLKEITMVANGPSKKEISKMKEELKRRLGIASKIKSAMDLWPRHCSNLGISSKDKKAVEEALKNLANFDIRRNPNSVVAAVMYMVVQLSNGNNCSVQEVSKAADGVAVGTTKKTYKDIYPYASQIIPTWFCGLEGFKKLITP, from the exons ATGGAAGCTAAAGAGTTCTGTAGGGACTGCAAGCAAGAGACAGACGTCGTGTCCGACCACAGGTCGGGTGACACAATCTGCACCGTCTGTGGTTTGATCCTCGAAGCCCGCTACATCGATGAAACCGCCGAGTGGCGAAATTTTGCCGATCAGAACCCTGAAGAAGACCGGACTCGCGTCGGAAAAGCCTCCGATCCGTTGCTGGATAATGGTGTTCTTTCCACTTGTATattcaaagaaaagaagaaaaacaacaaGAAGGGTACTGATGCCGATGGTAATTTTCCTCCTAATAAATGGACCAATAGGGCTGtaaaccctagcaattctctcCTAAAACCTTTCAAGTACCTCGAAGAGATGGCCGACCGGCTAGACATACACGAAGGCGTTCCGAATTGCATACTGGATCATGCCAAAGGTTTATACAAGAAGGCCGATGATAAGAACTTCTGTAAGGGGAGAAATTCTAACCCCATAATGGCTGCTTGCCTCTTGCTTGCGTTTGAAGAAAGCCAAAATACGCGAACACTAAAGGAAATCACCATGGTTGCCAATGGGCCATCTAAAAAAGAAATTAGCAAGATGAAAGAAGAGTTGAAGAGAAGATTAGGGATTGCTTCCAAGATCAAAAGCGCCATGGACCTTTGGCCGCGACATTGTTCGAATCTTGGTATTAGTAGTAAAGATAAGAAGGCTGTGGAAGAAGCCCTGAAGAATTTGGCAAATTTTGATATTAGGAGAAACCCTAATTCTGTTGTGGCAGCGGTTATGTACATGGTAGTTCAGCTTTCTAATGGGAATAACTGTTCTGTTCAAG AAGTCTCAAAAGCAGCTGATGGTGTTGCTGTAGGGACAACTAAAAAGACATACAAGGATATTTATCCCTATGCTTCACAGATAATACCAACCTGGTTTTGCGGGTTGGAGGGCTTCAAGAAACTTATCACTCCTTGA